One segment of Carya illinoinensis cultivar Pawnee chromosome 1, C.illinoinensisPawnee_v1, whole genome shotgun sequence DNA contains the following:
- the LOC122290477 gene encoding uncharacterized protein LOC122290477 produces MGIGIVIRDAEGEVLALVCNKRSNVVQPTLAESLALLWRTLEICNELTFSKVILEGDAELVIKGVNRVEEDFSWLGQMIEDIKLILKDRKEWQVRFTNREGNNGAHMLAKHALSFEGENMWDKGGSNSNYKCSIKRQSLQ; encoded by the coding sequence ATGGGAATAGGGATTGTGATAAGAGATGCAGAAGGAGAGGTATTAGCTTTAGTTTGCAATAAGAGAAGCAATGTTGTTCAACCTACACTTGCAGAAAGTCTTGCACTACTATGGAGGACCTTGGAGATCTGCAATGAGTTAACCTTTTCGAAGGTGATTTTGGAGGGGGATGCCGAGCTAGTAATCAAGGGTGTGAATAGAGTAGAGGAAGATTTCTCATGGCTGGGGCAAATGATTGAAGACATTAAGCTGATCTTAAAGGATAGGAAGGAATGGCAAGTGAGGTTTACAAATAGAGAGGGCAATAATGGAGCACATATGTTGGCTAAGCATGCTTTATCTTTTGAAGGGGAAAATATGTGGGATAAAGGAGGGTCCAATTCTAATTACAAGTGCTCTATTAAGAGACAAAGTTTGCAATAG
- the LOC122315639 gene encoding phloretin 4'-O-glucosyltransferase-like: MEKYRHILLVTFPAQGHINPSLQFAKRLIRLGAHVTLATSISAYRRMTKNSTPQGLSFASFSDGYDDGFKPGTDDLEDYMSAMKRSGSKTLTDLIVSSANEGRPFQFLVYTLLLPWAGKVARELHLPSALLWIQPATVFDIYYYYFNGYGDDIREKGTDPSYSLQLPGLPLLYGRDLPSFFLDSSTYTFALPSFREQLEALEKESNPRMLVNTFDALEPETLRLIEKFNLTAVGPLIPSAFLDGKDPSDKAFGGDLFQESKEYYIEWLNSKPNSSVIYISFGSISVLAKQQMEEMARGLLDCGRPFLWVIRAKENGEEEKEEERLSCREELEQKGMIVPWCSQVEVLSHPSLACFVTHCGWNSSLESLVSGVPVVAFPQWTDQGTNAKLIEDVWKTGLRVTANKDGIVDSTEIKRCLELVAGGGERGEEMRRNATKWKDLAREAAKEGGSSYKNLKAFVEEIGGCCW, from the coding sequence ATGGAGAAGTACCGCCACATACTCCTCGTGACATTCCCTGCGCAGGGCCATATCAACCCTTCCCTCCAGTTTGCCAAGCGCCTCATTCGCTTGGGGGCGCATGTCACCCTCGCCACCAGCATCTCTGCCTACCGGCGCATGACCAAAAACTCTACTCCTCAAGGTTTGTCCTTCGCCTCCTTCTCTGATGGCTATGACGATGGGTTTAAGCCTGGTACTGATGATCTAGAGGACTATATGTCCGCCATGAAGCGTAGTGGCTCCAAAACTCTCACTGATCTCATCGTGTCCAGCGCAAACGAGGGCCGCCCCTTTCAGTTCTTAGTGTACACTCTTCTCCTGCCTTGGGCGGGGAAAGTGGCCCGCGAACTTCACCTCCCGTCAGCACTTCTCTGGATTCAACCTGCCACGGTTTTTGACATATACTACTACTACTTCAATGGCTATGGCGACGACATCAGGGAAAAGGGCACTGATCCCTCATACTCGTTACAATTACCGGGATTGCCGTTGCTCTATGGTCGTGACCTTCCCTCCTTTTTCCTTGATTCAAGTACGTACACTTTTGCACTCCCATCATTTCGAGAGCAACTCGAAGCACTCGAAAAAGAAAGCAATCCGAGAATGCTTGTCAATACCTTCGATGCATTAGAGCCCGAAACCTTGAGACTGATTGAAAAATTTAATCTTACTGCGGTTGGACCGCTGATTCCATCGGCCTTTTTGGACGGAAAGGATCCATCTGATAAAGCTTTTGGAGGAGATCTTTTCCAAGAATCCAAGGAGTACTACATCGAATGGTTGAACTCCAAGCCTAATTCATCTGTTATATACATCTCGTTCGGGAGCATATCAGTGCTAGCAAAGCAGCAGATGGAGGAAATGGCACGCGGATTGTTGGACTGCGGCCGTCCCTTCTTGTGGGTCATAAGAGCGAAggaaaatggagaagaagagaaagaagaagagagattgaGCTGTAGAGAGGAATTGGAGCAAAAGGGAATGATAGTGCCATGGTGTTCTCAAGTCGAGGTTCTGTCACATCCTTCCTTGGCATGCTTTGTGACACATTGTGGATGGAATTCGAGTTTGGAGAGTTTGGTCTCTGGGGTGCCAGTGGTTGCTTTCCCACAGTGGACGGATCAAGGAACAAACGCAAAACTGATTGAAGATGTGTGGAAAACAGGCTTGAGGGTGACGGCAAACAAGGATGGCATTGTAGACAGTACTGAGATCAAGAGGTGCTTGGAATTGGTAGCGGGAGGTGGTGAGCGAGGGGAAGAAATGAGAAGGAATGCTACGAAATGGAAGGATTTGGCGAGGGAAGCTGCCAAGGAAGGTGGGTCTTCGTACAAAAATCTTAAAGCTTTTGTGGAGGAGATTGGAGGATGTTGTTGGTAA